The following coding sequences lie in one Pontibacter sp. G13 genomic window:
- a CDS encoding serine hydrolase, protein MKFLRAITSYLFLWVAFGSLHAQQSAYYPPAHGDWATKTPQEMGFDAALLDSAVAFAESHEYTGSRDLRQAILKSFEYEPFHKILGPTKKRGGPAGLVLKDGFVVAEWGDLDRVDMTFSITKSYLSTVAGLAAQDSLIGVHDPVGEYVWDGTYDGRHNAQITWAHLLNQSSDWSGTLWGGHDWADRPPREGNLDDWERRELHTPGTHFKYNDVRVNLLAYSLLQVWRKPLPQVLKEHIMDPIGASSTWRWFGYDNSWVNVDGVKMQSVSGGGHSGGGMFINTWDHARFGLLFLRNGQWNGKQLISPEWISQATQPSPANDRYGFMWWLNTDTDRAWEGVSHEVYYAAGFGGNFIVIDPTQEVVIVTRWLEPSQIGTLTQQILGALKDGK, encoded by the coding sequence ATGAAATTTCTTCGCGCGATCACAAGCTACCTCTTCCTCTGGGTAGCATTCGGGAGTCTCCATGCCCAGCAATCTGCCTACTATCCGCCTGCACATGGCGACTGGGCCACCAAAACTCCCCAGGAAATGGGGTTCGATGCTGCGTTGCTGGACTCGGCCGTGGCCTTTGCCGAATCCCACGAATACACGGGTTCGAGAGATCTCCGGCAAGCGATCCTCAAAAGCTTTGAATACGAGCCCTTCCACAAGATTCTAGGTCCCACCAAAAAACGGGGAGGGCCGGCAGGTCTCGTACTCAAGGATGGATTTGTCGTCGCGGAATGGGGGGACCTTGATCGGGTGGACATGACCTTTAGTATCACCAAAAGTTATCTCTCCACCGTGGCGGGTCTTGCGGCACAGGATTCTCTGATTGGGGTCCATGATCCCGTCGGTGAATATGTCTGGGACGGCACTTACGATGGCCGACACAATGCGCAGATCACTTGGGCGCATCTCCTGAATCAATCATCGGATTGGTCCGGCACGCTATGGGGCGGGCACGACTGGGCAGATCGACCTCCACGCGAAGGGAATCTGGATGATTGGGAACGCCGTGAACTTCATACTCCCGGCACCCACTTCAAATACAATGACGTCCGGGTAAATCTCCTCGCCTACTCGCTCTTGCAAGTATGGAGAAAACCACTCCCTCAAGTGCTCAAGGAACACATCATGGACCCGATTGGAGCCAGTAGTACTTGGCGATGGTTTGGCTATGACAATTCTTGGGTGAATGTCGATGGCGTGAAGATGCAAAGTGTCAGTGGAGGAGGGCATTCCGGTGGCGGCATGTTCATCAATACTTGGGATCATGCAAGGTTTGGGTTATTGTTTCTGCGAAATGGTCAATGGAACGGCAAACAACTCATTTCTCCGGAATGGATCTCGCAGGCCACTCAGCCCTCTCCAGCCAACGACCGATACGGATTCATGTGGTGGCTCAATACCGACACCGACCGCGCCTGGGAGGGCGTTTCACATGAAGTCTACTACGCTGCGGGTTTTGGGGGGAATTTCATCGTGATTGATCCGACTCAAGAGGTGGTCATCGTCACCCGTTGGTTGGAGCCTTCGCAGATCGGCACGCTGACACAGCAGATTCTGGGTGCATTGAAGGACGGGAAATAG
- a CDS encoding class I SAM-dependent methyltransferase — protein sequence MPKPIYEDPQQVEVYVDMVKDYDGTEILEWVARHLPDGSTLLELGMGPGMDLDLLLTRFKATGSDYSDIFLSRYRKQHPDADLLELNAITLATDRTFDAIFSNKVLIHLGFDDLAKSFARQRELVPMGGMLFHTFWRGEKVEHHHGMAFYYYSAANLREALGQGWEVVECSSYTEFDQADSLKLVARKVSRED from the coding sequence ATGCCAAAACCGATCTACGAAGATCCACAGCAAGTCGAAGTCTACGTGGACATGGTCAAGGACTACGACGGCACTGAAATCCTCGAATGGGTTGCGCGTCATCTGCCGGATGGTTCAACCCTACTCGAACTGGGCATGGGGCCGGGGATGGACCTAGACCTCCTCCTGACTCGATTCAAGGCCACAGGATCGGATTACTCGGACATATTCTTGAGTCGATACCGCAAACAGCATCCTGATGCGGACCTGCTGGAACTCAACGCCATCACGTTGGCGACAGATCGGACGTTCGATGCGATCTTTTCCAACAAGGTGCTGATTCATTTGGGGTTCGATGATTTGGCGAAATCTTTTGCCAGGCAGCGCGAATTGGTTCCCATGGGCGGGATGCTCTTCCATACCTTTTGGCGGGGCGAAAAGGTCGAACACCATCACGGGATGGCCTTCTATTATTATTCAGCGGCCAACCTCCGGGAAGCTCTCGGTCAAGGCTGGGAAGTGGTGGAATGCTCCTCCTACACTGAATTCGACCAAGCAGATTCTCTCAAGCTCGTAGCCCGGAAAGTCAGTCGGGAAGACTAG
- a CDS encoding BamA/TamA family outer membrane protein has product MQGNIRCFPSLLSLLLIVSMAIGQSKQSISFRDTLDGKSDMSQWLMEARGFVPIPSIITEPALGYGGMLGGLYLHRKKVAGVSDERGIESLPSMSFAAPLATSNGTWAVFGGHSHVFNEDRIRLLVMGGYFNINLEYYQLLNQDLPFPINFNQKGWLVFTRLMMRIKDSNFLIGPLYRFQTTDVGVRFNASDPILDDLEDLLQAKFQTAGLGVHWKWETRDYSFTTNKGNLVNLQYTYYDKWLGGDFTYHRLNTQYFGYFKPWRTPVMGFRVDGKFSFGDIPTFFKPYVDMRGVPAMRYTGDHVIVLENEERIDLTKRWALVAFGGVGMTSSTTDQFVLEYATFNAGGGFRYNLARLFNMYMGIDVGVSKEDWAWYITFGSAWSQG; this is encoded by the coding sequence ATGCAGGGAAACATCCGTTGTTTTCCTTCGCTCTTGAGCCTCCTGCTGATCGTTTCGATGGCGATCGGACAATCCAAACAGTCCATTTCCTTCCGAGATACCTTGGACGGAAAGTCTGACATGAGCCAATGGCTGATGGAAGCCCGTGGATTTGTGCCCATACCGTCCATCATCACCGAACCAGCCCTTGGGTATGGCGGGATGCTGGGCGGGCTGTATCTGCATCGCAAAAAGGTGGCGGGGGTTTCCGACGAGCGTGGGATCGAATCGCTTCCCAGTATGTCTTTTGCCGCGCCATTGGCTACTTCGAATGGCACGTGGGCGGTCTTTGGGGGACATTCGCATGTATTCAATGAGGACCGAATCAGGCTTCTGGTGATGGGGGGATATTTCAATATCAACCTTGAATACTATCAGCTCCTCAATCAGGACCTGCCTTTTCCCATCAATTTCAACCAAAAAGGCTGGCTCGTATTCACCCGATTGATGATGCGGATCAAGGACTCCAACTTCCTGATCGGACCACTTTACCGATTTCAGACGACAGATGTAGGGGTCCGATTCAATGCTTCCGATCCGATTTTGGACGACTTGGAGGATCTCCTTCAGGCCAAATTCCAGACGGCGGGTTTGGGGGTCCATTGGAAATGGGAGACGCGCGATTATTCCTTTACCACCAACAAGGGAAATCTGGTCAATCTCCAATACACCTACTACGACAAATGGCTTGGCGGGGACTTCACCTATCATCGACTCAATACCCAGTATTTCGGTTATTTCAAACCTTGGCGAACTCCCGTGATGGGCTTTAGGGTGGACGGCAAATTTTCCTTCGGAGATATTCCCACCTTTTTCAAGCCCTATGTGGACATGCGCGGGGTTCCAGCCATGCGCTACACGGGCGATCACGTCATCGTGCTAGAAAACGAGGAGCGCATAGATCTCACCAAGCGTTGGGCACTGGTCGCATTTGGTGGAGTAGGAATGACCTCCTCCACGACGGATCAATTTGTCCTCGAATACGCCACTTTCAACGCAGGAGGAGGGTTTCGATACAATCTGGCCCGACTATTCAACATGTACATGGGAATCGATGTCGGGGTCTCCAAAGAGGATTGGGCATGGTACATCACCTTTGGAAGTGCATGGAGTCAAGGGTGA
- a CDS encoding DUF308 domain-containing protein — MAQGAIPSILRAFKNWWLFAVVGILFILLGVWVLNNKLESYVGLSLFFGLSILFSGVSEMVFSLSNRDHLDGWGWYLTGGIFSLIMGIILLMFPGLTMVTLPIFLGFWLLFRGGSLISFSFDIRDLGASAWWWMLLGGILVGAFGLLVLFRPAVGGMTIIYYTGFSFILLGLLLVFFGLKLNSVKNHVKDRLAPQ; from the coding sequence ATGGCACAAGGTGCGATCCCATCTATTCTTCGAGCATTCAAGAATTGGTGGCTTTTTGCGGTAGTGGGCATTCTCTTCATCCTACTTGGCGTATGGGTGCTCAACAATAAATTGGAAAGCTATGTAGGCTTGAGCCTCTTTTTCGGATTGAGCATCCTGTTTTCAGGCGTATCGGAAATGGTCTTTTCCCTGAGCAATCGTGATCATCTGGATGGATGGGGCTGGTATCTGACGGGGGGCATCTTCAGTTTGATCATGGGGATCATCCTCCTGATGTTCCCGGGACTGACGATGGTGACCCTGCCCATTTTCCTCGGCTTTTGGCTCCTATTCCGTGGAGGCTCTCTCATCAGCTTTTCCTTTGACATCCGAGATCTAGGGGCTTCGGCATGGTGGTGGATGCTCCTCGGGGGAATCTTGGTAGGCGCATTTGGCCTATTGGTCCTGTTCCGCCCAGCAGTGGGAGGCATGACGATCATTTACTACACGGGATTCTCGTTCATCCTACTCGGGTTATTGCTCGTTTTTTTCGGGCTCAAACTCAATAGTGTCAAAAACCACGTCAAGGACCGCTTGGCTCCTCAATAA
- a CDS encoding TIGR03643 family protein, with translation MDLSPTQIDRIIEMAWEDRTPFDAIRLQFGLAEPEVIKLMRREMKPKSFKRWRKRVSGRKTKHVAKAPDDMDRFRCSRQRIISLNRIT, from the coding sequence ATGGATCTATCTCCTACCCAAATTGACCGAATCATCGAGATGGCCTGGGAAGACCGGACGCCTTTCGATGCCATCAGGCTTCAATTCGGGCTTGCAGAACCGGAAGTGATCAAGCTCATGCGGAGGGAAATGAAGCCCAAATCTTTCAAGCGGTGGAGAAAACGGGTATCAGGCCGTAAAACCAAGCATGTAGCCAAAGCCCCAGATGACATGGACCGCTTTCGCTGCTCTCGCCAAAGAATCATTTCCCTCAATCGCATCACCTGA